A genomic region of Polynucleobacter necessarius contains the following coding sequences:
- the leuD gene encoding 3-isopropylmalate dehydratase small subunit: MDKFTVYKGLVAPLNRENVDTDAIIPKQFLKSIKKTGFGQNLFDEWRYLDHGEPGQDCSTRPLNPDFVLNQPRYKGAGILLARKNFGCGSSREHAPWALDQFGFRAVIAPSFADIFYNNCFKNGVLPIVLTEMQVDHLFNETLAFSGYQLTIDLEAQQVISPDGTAYSFDVAPFRKYCLLNGLDDIGLTLQHADKIKAYEAERILKMPWLATQLP; this comes from the coding sequence ATGGATAAATTTACGGTATACAAAGGTTTAGTTGCTCCGCTTAATCGTGAGAACGTGGATACCGATGCCATCATTCCAAAGCAGTTTCTGAAATCCATTAAGAAGACTGGGTTTGGTCAAAACCTATTTGATGAGTGGCGTTATTTAGATCATGGCGAACCTGGCCAAGATTGCAGTACTCGTCCTCTCAACCCTGACTTCGTTCTGAATCAGCCCCGCTATAAAGGCGCCGGCATTTTGCTGGCTCGCAAGAACTTTGGCTGCGGCAGTTCCCGTGAGCACGCACCATGGGCATTGGATCAATTCGGCTTTAGAGCGGTTATTGCCCCAAGCTTTGCGGATATCTTTTACAACAACTGCTTCAAAAATGGGGTTTTACCCATTGTTTTGACAGAAATGCAGGTCGATCATTTATTCAATGAAACCCTCGCATTTAGCGGTTATCAGTTAACCATTGATCTAGAGGCCCAGCAGGTGATTTCCCCTGACGGCACAGCCTATAGCTTCGATGTAGCTCCTTTTAGGAAGTATTGCCTACTCAACGGCTTAGACGATATTGGCTTAACCCTGCAACATGCAGATAAAATCAAGGCTTATGAAGCCGAGCGCATTCTAAAAATGCCTTGGCTCGCTACACAACTGCCGTAA
- the leuB gene encoding 3-isopropylmalate dehydrogenase, whose translation MKIAVLPGDGIGPEIVAQAVRVLQALGPKFDLEEAPVGGAAYDVAGHPLPPATLELAKKADAILFGAVGDWKYDTLARELRPEQAILGLRKHLELFANFRPAICYPELTAASSLKPEIIGGLDILIVRELNGDIYFGQPRGIRTSELPLFKGAREGFDTMHYSEPEVERIAHVAFEAARKRGKKVCSVDKANVLETSQLWREVMIRVSKDYPDVELSHMYVDNAAIQLVKAPKAFDVVVTGNLFGDILSDEAAMLTGSIGMLPSASLDKNNKGLYEPIHGSAPDIAGKGIANPLATILSAAMMLRYSLGVPAEADRIEKAVQKVLAQGLRTADIYTEGTKKVSTVEMGDAVVAELA comes from the coding sequence ATGAAAATTGCAGTTCTACCGGGCGATGGTATCGGCCCGGAAATCGTTGCTCAAGCCGTTCGAGTGCTCCAAGCGCTTGGCCCAAAGTTTGACTTAGAAGAAGCACCAGTTGGTGGGGCTGCTTATGACGTTGCCGGCCATCCTTTGCCACCAGCGACTTTAGAGTTGGCTAAAAAAGCAGATGCTATTTTGTTTGGCGCGGTAGGCGACTGGAAATACGACACGCTTGCACGCGAGTTGCGTCCAGAGCAGGCTATTTTGGGTTTGCGTAAACATCTTGAGTTATTTGCTAACTTTAGACCAGCGATTTGCTATCCAGAACTCACTGCAGCATCCAGTCTGAAGCCTGAGATTATTGGCGGCCTAGATATTTTGATCGTGCGTGAGTTAAATGGCGACATCTATTTTGGTCAGCCACGCGGTATTCGCACTTCAGAGTTGCCGCTGTTCAAAGGCGCTCGCGAAGGTTTTGACACCATGCATTACAGCGAGCCAGAAGTAGAGCGCATTGCTCATGTTGCCTTTGAAGCGGCACGCAAACGTGGCAAAAAAGTATGTAGTGTTGATAAAGCGAACGTATTAGAAACTTCACAGCTTTGGCGTGAAGTGATGATTCGTGTATCAAAGGACTATCCAGACGTAGAGTTGTCCCATATGTATGTGGATAACGCAGCGATACAATTGGTTAAAGCGCCTAAGGCATTTGACGTCGTGGTTACTGGTAATTTATTCGGTGACATCCTGTCTGATGAAGCGGCGATGTTGACTGGTTCTATTGGTATGTTGCCATCAGCATCTCTGGACAAGAACAATAAAGGCTTATATGAGCCAATTCATGGTTCTGCACCAGATATCGCTGGCAAAGGCATTGCAAACCCATTGGCAACGATTTTGTCTGCCGCAATGATGTTGCGCTATTCCTTGGGAGTGCCTGCTGAGGCGGACCGCATTGAAAAAGCAGTGCAAAAGGTATTGGCGCAAGGTTTACGAACTGCGGATATTTATACCGAGGGCACCAAAAAGGTATCTACCGTAGAAATGGGCGATGCTGTAGTTGCAGAGCTTGCTTAA